The sequence below is a genomic window from Rhizobium sp. NXC14.
CGACGCCGGTCGACCTCTTGATCATGGATGTCGGCCTGCCCGACATGGACGGCCGCGAAGCGGTGAAGCTCCTGCGCAAGGGCGGCTTCAAGGCGCCGATCATCATGCTCACCGGTCACGATACCGATTCGGACACGATCCTCGGCCTCGAAGCAGGCGCCAACGATTATGTCACCAAGCCCTTCCGCTTCGCTGTGCTGCTGGCGCGCATTCGCGTGCAATTGCGCCAGCACGAGCAGAGCGAAGACGCGACCTTTACCGTCGGTCCTTACCTCTTCAAGCCAAGCCAGAAACTGCTCACCACCGACAACGGCCAGAAGATCCGCCTGACGGAAAAGGAAGCGGCGATCATCCGCTATCTCTACCGCGCCGAACAGAAGGTCGTCACCCGTGACGTGCTTCTTGAAGAGGTCTGGGGCTACAATTCCGGTGTAACCACGCACACGCTGGAAACCCATGTGTACCGGCTGCGCCAGAAGATCGAGCGCGATCCCTCCAACGCCGAAATTCTGGTGACGGAAAACGGCGGCTACAAGATCATACCCTAGAGCATTCCGTTTTCTCCAGAGATGCTCTAACTCTTTGTTTTCACGTAGCTCCCAGCAAAAGCGTTTCACGCTTTTCCTGGCAAAACCGCCAGGCGCTTCTGTTGGAATTGCTCTAAGGCGAAAAGCCGACATGGCGCTGACCGACGACATTCATCTGCTTTCCCAGCTTCCGCTGTTCAAGGACATGAGCGAGGACCAGTTGCGGTTGATCGCCTTCGGCGCCGACCGGCGCATGATCGCCGCCGGCCAGATGCTGTTCCGCCAAGGCTCCCCGGCCGAGAGCGCCTACGTCGTCTTGAGCGGCAGCCTGGAACTTAGCACGACGAGCAGCGACGGCATGCAGCGGGCGGAGGCTGTCGCCGGACCGGGAACACTGATTTCGGAGCTGGCGCTGGTCACCCTGGTGGAGCGCAAGTTCACCGCGATCGCGCGCGAAGACACAAGCATCATCCGCATCACCCGCGCCCTCTTCCATCGGCTACTCGAGGAATATCCCGATGCGGCCCGCCTGATCGAAAACCGCATCCGCGACAATCTCGCCGAACTTGCAGCCAAGGCGGCAAGCCAGTTCCATCGATTCAGCTGATTGCCGTCAGAAATCGAAATGCGCCGTGACCGGCACATGATCCGACGGCCGGTCCCAGCCGCGCGCTTCCTTGAGGATCTCGATCCGCTGGAGATGCGGCCCGAGATCGGATGAGGACCAGATGTGGTCGAGGCGACGGCCACGATCGG
It includes:
- a CDS encoding cyclic nucleotide-binding domain-containing protein encodes the protein MALTDDIHLLSQLPLFKDMSEDQLRLIAFGADRRMIAAGQMLFRQGSPAESAYVVLSGSLELSTTSSDGMQRAEAVAGPGTLISELALVTLVERKFTAIAREDTSIIRITRALFHRLLEEYPDAARLIENRIRDNLAELAAKAASQFHRFS
- a CDS encoding response regulator transcription factor; this encodes MTARTILLVDDDEDLRQTLTEQLSLYEEFTVLQEANAGKGVATARSTPVDLLIMDVGLPDMDGREAVKLLRKGGFKAPIIMLTGHDTDSDTILGLEAGANDYVTKPFRFAVLLARIRVQLRQHEQSEDATFTVGPYLFKPSQKLLTTDNGQKIRLTEKEAAIIRYLYRAEQKVVTRDVLLEEVWGYNSGVTTHTLETHVYRLRQKIERDPSNAEILVTENGGYKIIP